The following are from one region of the Bactrocera oleae isolate idBacOlea1 chromosome 6, idBacOlea1, whole genome shotgun sequence genome:
- the ms(2)34Fe gene encoding uncharacterized protein ms(2)34Fe, with product MSTRFTHSQSPNKFHDYKLYAINFQTNSLNSICEEFKKRVQSGLRRRIFIIDLEEEAKQLALKVRNTKRFDNYTVAMEAIEECLAEYRRTSHIIAEEKKFSLIDYWMDNLNVPTGATLLKEQRKSNKRASRKTPVLPKSPPKQTKASKLSRVEMEKKKSVLSFPTCPHLTPKQHNTVGRPEPLSKRKYIQDEPEYSKIFIVLIGDMDNDFYVKLLSAREPLQAIIHFLPEECGYDMLLPHPEAKEQLASIIEQIQVDIFEMRALALTKPVGYMQHYLPVISRCLAEKYSNQIYEQLCHYLFDIEVLLQQYEQYYRKPFQTIDVEMPLKVNVEALQEAAESLDLQGTYLTAPLPAIASDVATVAIYFDGLLNQIAERVRKLTPQQAQISTLPYKQASAIDLNQELRDVYATAFDSILKVRHFERLCVAANNLLLHELLLYTNIDSFETVHYTSLEYNLMRSYIDNGCLKNIFQVQEYHELSDRDFFQLPYYAKMYFGENIVKQHLQRWVNEYNTCEVDEIMPGCKLYHFKRAYNEVNEEQQVVVLPSPLCFRDFTLFQMEEFIDALVTPEMIQAQYEQSYMSMQSLMKKGKKDKDNQGIDMSIFIRPTSLKWKKFKAYMETHLSQAVGSQIPLLPQLRPTELSVQRKSSHMEGAPGLPYNHPLLQGYNLEDVRQEIQIKSSKYYFEEGRVELYEERWCFTDMNKNLLLNANDILFNIFRPRFWNTSVSSCLRFTNKNNVSLRILNTVDECAKIVINYPNGLTIYHNEHQVEQVWHILDSFNREKSRLCITEGAVVVHYQNDELITVMRYNGEVYRLYQYEFPEGEEEAFQEMTEELDSSLKIEQIDSTATKDTARLTKRDTKRDKDLDDEKVKGEDKSKKKVKLKEKEKGENPKDKVSVKASARSKASSHKSVAFGNPQRKTRKELLIESIDNELRFLNELTQKYSLKYLHLIVTTSNGNIVNLTHRGKVYKGRSKPTIEWHDYFANESYAERGDGVRMIWTADSLKCYHKDGTVLLTKIEEKIESFGFDADTAVTLSSSHMDEDYGEYSDSLSTSRNLKAGHRSQSTSPTHKQTHKSLTAKTSPSNKAGKKLKREVSDVKSPSPHSRVLSTMSHYFISGEGEETRKYDDPSYVTSRYSSFHMLHKKYAEVQIDLYEVPVNNIVITLMAIDGISAYIYKVLPTIENLNLDQYKDQVPNFRATGGENVAGTTTHKNTATTKSSSIYTAGSEPRMSDSGKYTIEEEIIVQTVVKVSFGNALNISTTEEACELGLELERYDEENNNVRDTLEMRFEFKQNITDLFQYFVDRISNFKNYQKPKSCELYFLEHQNEECHTTGYHFLCKLPPPLEYNFSAGNTFTELRQLKNVKELMTNDYPWFERDMKKFPRFPSKRERTPPINDTFPFVLLANTYVKIPKALCNTAEIHKFVEPIEDYTFKRTQQHLRDAIEYYLRPRIRIALAQLWSENNWKIKLEDHKRRIFREQQRTVLYTAMLRHQVYPKYWQFREDFYGHVKDIDFFKFVILRCYKPEVTEAGKTEETTEKVRFATEPRASTEKPPPMGPSSPPKQKFTEGGLQLRHSMAKYRGRTPPKCITTLTHITDQLDE from the exons ATGTCCACGAGATTTACCCATTCGCAATCG CCAAATAAATTCCATGACTACAAGCTATATGCGATTAATTTTCAAACGAATTCTTTAAACTCAATATGTGAAGAATTCAAAAAGCGCGTGCAGTCGGGCCTACGCAGGCGTATCTTCATAATTGATCTCGAAGAAGAAGCGAAGCAGCTGGCACTAAAAG TACGCAATACGAAACGATTTGACAATTACACCGTCGCTATGGAGGCCATCGAAGAGTGTTTAGCCGAATACCGCCGTACGTCTCATATAATTGCCGAAGAGAAGAAATTCAGTTTAATCGATTATTGGATGGATAACCTAAATGTGCCCACCGGTGCAACATTACTCAAAGAGCAGCGTAAGTCGAACAAGAGGGCATCCAGAAAGACACCTGTTTTACCGAAATCACCACCGAAGCAAACAAAAGCGTCAAAGTTGTCACGAGTGGAGATGGAAAAGAAAAAGTCCGTGTTATCATTTCCAACATGTCCACATTTGACGCCGAAGCAACACAACACAGTTGGACGGCCTGAGCCGTTGTCCAAAAGGAAG TACATACAAGACGAACCGgaatattcgaaaattttcatAGTCCTCATTGGCGATATGGACAATGACTTCTATGTGAAACTCTTGAG CGCTCGCGAACCactccaagctatcatacatTTTCTGCCCGAGGAGTGCGGCTACGACATGTTGCTACCACATCCGGAAGCCAAAGAACAACTTGCGAGCATTATCGAGCAGATACAGGTGGATATCTTTGAAATGCGCGCATTGGCATTAACAAAACCAGTGGGTTATATGCAACATTATTTACCCGTTATATCACGTTGCCTCGCTGAGAAGTACTCAAACCAGATCTATGAACAACTCTGTCATTATTTGTTCGACATCGAAGTGCTGTTGCAGCAATATGAACAGTACTATAGAAAGCCATTCCAAACCATAGATGTCGAAATGCCATTGAAAGTGAATGTGGAGGCGCTACAAGAGGCCGCCGAATCGTTAGATTTGCAGGGAACCTATTTAACCGCGCCACTGCCTGCTATAGCCAGCGACGTGGCAACGGTTGCCATCTACTTTGACGGGCTGCTCAATCAAATTGCGGAGCGCGTGCGCAAGCTGACGCCGCAACAGGCACAAATCAGCACCTTGCCCTACAAACAGGCGAGCGCCATAGACTTGAATCAAGAACTACGCGATGTTTATGCGACAGCTTTCGATAGTATTTTGAAGGTGCGACACTTTGAACGTTTATGCGTTGCCGCCAATAACTTGCTGCTGCACGAACTGCTGCTCTACACGAATATCGATTCATTCGAAACGGTGCACTATACGAGTTTGGAATATAATTTGATGCGTTCGTACATAGataacggttgtttgaaaaACATCTTCCAGGTACAAGAATACCATGAATTATCGGACAGAGACTTCTTTCAGTTGCCATATTATGCGAAAATGTACTTCGGCGAGAATATAGTGAAGCAACATTTACAAAGATGGGTCAACGAATATAACACCTGCGAAGTGGATGAAATTATGCCCGGCTGCAAATTGTATCACTTCAAACGCGCCTATAATGAAGTAAATGAAGAGCAACAGGTTGTGGTTTTGCCATCGCCTCTGTGCTTTCGCGATTTTACGCTCTTTCAAATGGAAGAGTTCATTGATGCCTTAGTCACGCCCGAAATGATACAGGCACAGTACGAGCAAAGCTATATGTCCATGCAAAGTTTAatgaaaaaaggtaaaaaggaCAAGGATAATCAAGGCATAGATATGTCGATATTTATAAGACCGACATCATTGAAATGGAAAAAGTTCAAAGCTTACATGGAAACACACTTGAGTCAAGCTGTTGGCAGCCAAATACCACTACTGCCACAGTTGAGACCGACAGAGTTGTCCGTGCAAAGGAAGTCTTCACATATGGAAGGTGCGCCTGGACTACCTTACAATCATCCTTTACTGCAAGGGTACAATCTCGAAGATGTACGTCAGGAGATACAGATAAAAAGCTCCAAATACTATTTCGAAGAGGGCCGCGTAGAATTGTACGAGGAACGTTGGTGCTTCACCGATATGAATAAAAACCTATTGTTAAATGCAAATGACATTTTGTTCAATATATTTCGACCACGTTTTTGGAACACCTCAGTCTCATCATGTCTACGTTtcactaataaaaataatgtctCATTGCGTATACTAAACACTGTGGACGAATGCGCTAAAATTGTTATAAACTATCCCAATGGTTTGACCATCTATCACAATGAGCATCAAGTCGAACAGGTATGGCATATACTAGACTCGTTCAATAGAGAAAAGAGTCGTTTGTGTATTACCGaaggtgctgttgttgtgcACTACCAAAACGACGAACTCATAACGGTGATGCGTTATAATGGCGAAGTTTATCGCTTATATCAGTATGAGTTTCCGGAGGGTGAGGAAGAAGCCTTCCAAGAAATGACTGAAGAATTAGATTCATCGCTAAAAATCGAACAAATCGATAGCACTGCAACTAAAGACACAGCGCGACTTACAAAACGCGATACGAAAAGAGATAAAGATTTGGATGATGAGAAAGTAAAGGGTGAAgataaaagcaaaaagaaagttaagctaaaagaaaaagaaaaaggaGAAAATCCGAAAGATAAAGTTTCAGTCAAAGCCTCAGCACGTTCTAAGGCCTCATCGCATAAATCAGTGGCTTTCGGAAATCCTCAACGCAAAACGCGTAAGGAATTACTTATTGAATCAATCGACAACGAATTGAGATTTCTCAACGAACTCACACAAAAGTATTCGCTCAAGTACTTGCATCTAATTGTAACTACCTCAAATGGAAATATCGTGAATCTCACACATCGCGGTAAG GTCTACAAAGGTCGCTCTAAGCCTACTATAGAATGGCACGACTATTTTGCGAACGAAAGCTATGCAGAACGCGGTGATGGTGTACGCATGATTTGGACTGCGGACTCTCTGAAGTGTTATCACAAAGATGGCACCGTTTTATTAACAAAGATAGAGGAGAAGATTGAATCATTCGGTTTCGACGCTG ACACTGCTGTCACATTGAGTTCTTCGCATATGGATGAGGATTATGGCGAATACTCCGACAGTTTGTCA ACTAGCCGTAATCTAAAAGCTGGCCACCGTTCGCAGAGCACTTCACCTACGCACAAGCAAACCCATAAGAGCCTCACTGCAAAGACTTCACCATCCAATAAAGCTGGTAAAAAGCTTAAACGTGAAGTGTCCGATGTCAAATCGCCATCCCCACACTCACGTGTTTTATCTACAATGTCTCACTATTTTATCTCTGGCGAAGGTGAAGAGACACGTAAATATGATGATCCTTCATATGTGACTAGCCGCTATAGTAGCTTTCATATGTTACATAAAAAGTATGCCGAAGTTCAAATCGACTTGTACGAAGTGCCGGTGAATAATATTGTCATCACTCTAATGGCCATTGATGGTATATCGGCATATATCTACAAAGTATTACCCacaattgaaaatttgaatttggaCCAATACAAGGACCAAGTACCAAATTTTCGAGCCACAGGGGGTGAAAATGTAGCGGGAACTACAACCCACAAGAATACTGCAACTACTAAGAGCAGTTCAATTTATACAGCTGGCAGTGAACCGCGTATGTCTGATTCGGGCAAATATACGATTGAGGAGGAAATTATCGTGCAGACGGTAGTAAAAGTGAGTTTCGGTAATGCTTTGAATATATCAACGACAGAAGAAGCGTGTGAACTCGGCTTGGAGTTGGAGCGTTATGATGAGGAGAATAACAACGTGCG CGACACCTTGGAAATGCGTTTCGAGTTTAAGCAAAATATTACCGAtctctttcaatattttgttgatcGTATAtcgaatttcaaaaactatcaAAAGCCTAAATCATGTGAATTGTATTTTTTGGAGCATCAAAATGAAGAGTGTCACACAACAG GATACCACTTCCTTTGTAAGCTACCGCCACCATTGGAATATAATTTCTCCGCTGGCAACACTTTTACGGAACTGAGACAACTTAAGAACGTCAAGGAACTAATGACAAATGATTATCCTTGGTTCGAGAGAGATATGAAGAAGTTTCCGCGTTTCCCTTCGAAACGAGAACGTACGCCACCGATAAACGACACTTTTCCATTCGTTTTGCTTGCCAA CACGTATGTCAAGATTCCAAAAGCTTTATGCAACACGGCAGAGATACATAAATTCGTGGAGCCCATTGAAGATTACACATTTAAGAGGACACAACAACACCTACGCGA TGCTATCGAATATTATTTACGACCACGTATACGTATCGCTTTGGCTCAACTTTGGAGTGAAAATAATTGGAAAATCAAGCTAGAAGATCATAAACGTCGTATATTTCGCGAACAACAACGCACTGTACTGTATACGGCAATGTTGCGTCATCAGGTCTACCCCAAATATTGGCAATTCCGGGAGGACTTTTACGGTCATGTCAAGGATATTGATTTCTTCAAATTTGTAATACTGCGCTGCTATAAACCCGAAGTAACTGAAGCAGGTAAGACTGAAGAAACTACAGAAAAAGTGCGTTTTGCAACGGAGCCGAGAGCAAGTACCGAAAAACCACCACCTATGGGGCCCTCTTCTCctccaaaacaaaaattcaccGAAGGTGGTTTACAGTTGAGACATTCAATGGCAAAATATCGTGGCCGAACACCACCCAAATGTATAACAACATTAACGCATATCACTGATCAATTAGatgaataa
- the LOC106626372 gene encoding uncharacterized protein isoform X1 — translation MTTEINDVSVYPDYLREKYFNQILLQLFGETVKLRDLQVIPQKSFGNYCSDIYRVALKYALNDNKRKDGEVVAMKDESNAQNAVTRAEECVLNVLVKDLFENLSSISNEQFMYAQVLPEINKMLLSCRRKPVSPTVYHAIKNNRETHFFEDLTPRGYVIQPRTTGYNEDETRLLFKRLGEYHAASLIFKESHPGIEGKMREFYAVSDPALELFIENQMYDNIEYVVKIIETWPGYESIIAKMRTNTREVFSGKFLPLFDRTQSKLNLVLHGDMWIANLLLKYNSDDGSAEDAVFLDYQNSNCGSPAFDIHNLFMTSVQLPVMAQSYDDIIVDYYVAFRSTLLALKYSAERVPVLQCILDELRRTDYFNYYLLIFPFAQTMLGDELVKGMNFNTLHDEKRMEANRANIYSNERVLETYKYMLKAFDERGLLD, via the exons atgacCACTGAAATCAACGATGTTAGCGTCTATCCCGACTATTTGCGCGAAAAGTACTTCAATCAAATATTGTTACAGTTATTTGGTGAAACGGTAAAATTACGTGATTTACAAGTGATACCACAGAAATCATTCGGCAACTATTGCAGTGATATCTATCGTGTTGCATTGAAATATGCACTGAATGATAACAAACGTAAGGACGGGGAAGTGGTTGCGATGAAAGACGAGTCCAATGCACAAAATGCAGTTACAAGAGCGGAGGAGTGCGTGTTGAATGTGCTCGTCAAAGACTTATTTGAGAATTTGTCTTCGATTTCAAATGAGCAATTCATGTACGCACAGGTGCTGCCCGAAATCAATAAGATGCTGCTTAGCTGTCGACGCAAACCGGTGTCACCGAC TGTATATCACGCTATTAAAAATAACCGAGAAACACATTTCTTCGAAGATCTAACACCACGTGGCTATGTTATACAGCCACGCACTACTGGGTACAACGAGGACGAGACACGTCTCTTATTTAAACGCTTGGGAGAATATCATGCGGCATCGCTCATCTTCAAAGAATCG CACCCTGGGATTGAGGGTAAAATGCGTGAATTCTATGCAGTCAGCGATCCAGCTCTAGAACTTTTCATTGAGAATCAAATGTACGACAACATAGAGTATGTCGTTAAGATTATAGAAACCTGGCCGGGTTATGAGAGCATCATCGCGAAAATGCGTACAAATACACGAGAAGTGTTTAGCGGTAAATTCTTGCCATTATTTGATCGGACGCAGTCTAAATTGAATTTGGTCTTACATGGTGATATGTGGATAGCCAATCTACTGCTGAAGTATAATAGCGACGACGGCAGCGCAGAAGATGCAGTCTTC TTGGACTATCAGAACAGCAACTGCGGCAGTCCAGCCTTCGATATACACAATCTTTTCATGACGAGCGTGCAATTGCCGGTGATGGCGCAGAGTTATGATGATATCATTGTCGATTATTATGTCGCCTTTCGTTCAACTCTACTTGCGCTCAAATATTCTGCCGAGCGTGTGCCAGTTTTGCAGTGCATTCTTGATGAACTTCGTCGCACCGATTACTTCAATtactatttacttatatttccaTTCGCTCAGACGATGCTCGGCGATGAATTGGTAAAAGGCATGAATTTCAATACTCTCCATGATGAAAAACGTATGGAAGCCAATCGTGCCAATATCTATAGCAACGAGCGCGTCCTGGAGACCTATAAATATATGCTGAAGGCGTTCGATGAGAGAGGCTTGCTGGACTGA
- the Polr3D gene encoding DNA-directed RNA polymerase III subunit RPC4 isoform X2 produces the protein MNGSSSATTPTLHKLTSLKPARDLTLGGRGGNAGPNAAKKVFTPNLNVVRNKNTNVKTSKDTTVRGGRGRGARGGRGAGSGTRGGRGGAAGGANSSLIQTTGVFSEGAGAINIRKASSGGSGFGSRNVDDAASQMRRPTIIKQEHLKKIDTKADEEQLRELLGDTDEDDLVNEKTDLEMMPVKLSNESAVAIAQNLQTQVVREEQQQQRTNGALERYPESVAELLDRTQSQLLLLQLPNVLPCEDDVEEVIEKPHHEKNITADTPSTSQNPPATKPPTKRTSMKDLEEGKIGRLLRYKSGKVKLVLGNTYFDLNMGIETGFLQDLMSINTNREERSGNMINLGSIQAKLTVTPDWEHLMEQEDRRQRSKPA, from the exons ATGAACGGCAGCTCGTCAGCAACTACACCAACACTACACAAATTAACTTCTTTAAAACCGGCTCGTGATTTGACATTGGGTGGACGTGGTGGCAATGCCGGTCCTAATGCAGCAAAAAAGGTATTCACGCCCAACCTCAATGTGGTGCGCAACAAGAACAC CAATGTCAAAACATCAAAGGACACTACAGTCCGCGGTGGTCGTGGACGCGGTGCGCGAGGTGGACGTGGTGCCGGCAGTGGAACGCGAGGTGGACGTGGTGGTGCTGCTGGCGGTGCCAATTCATCGCTCATACAAACTACTGGTGTGTTTTCAGAAGGTGCTGGTGCTATAAACATACGGAAAGCGAGCTCAGGCGGCTCAGGTTTCGGCAGTCGAAATGTCGATGATGCCGCCTCACAAATGCGTCGgccaacaataataaaacaggaacatttgaaaaaaattgatacGAAAGCTGATGAAGAGCAACTGCGTGAACTACTTGGTGATACAGATGAAGATGATTTAGTAAATGAAAAGACTGATTTAGAAATGATGCCGGTCAAACTCAGTAATG AATCCGCTGTCGCTATTGCACAAAATTTGCAAACGCAGGTTGTAAGAGaagagcagcagcaacaacgcaCAAACGGTGCCTTGGAGCGATATCCAGAGTCCGTTGCTGAACTGCTAGACCGAACACAATCACagctattattattgcag ctgCCAAATGTGTTGCCTTGTGAAGACGATGTGGAGGAAGTTATCGAAAAGCCACATCATGAAAag AACATTACTGCAGACACACCCTCTACATCACAAAATCCACCTGCTACAAAACCACCAACGAAGCGTACATCGATGAAAGATTTGGAAGAGGGTAAAATTGGTAGATTACTACGCTACAAGTCGGGGAAAGTAAAGCTGGTTTTAGGCAATACGTATTTCGATTTAAATATGGGCATTGAAACTGGTTTCCTACAA GACCTCATGTCCATCAATACCAACCGAGAAGAACGTAGTGGCAATATGATTAATCTCGGTTCCATACAAGCGAAACTGACAGTCACGCCCGACTGGGAGCATTTAATGGAACAAGAAGATCGACGGCAGCGTTCAAAACCTGCATAG
- the mRpS26 gene encoding small ribosomal subunit protein mS26 codes for MLRTTTDVLSRLTINESKTSSSAFALEFVRWRRKPRWLPVAKSKLYRVPERKEQNAEEKVELMRLHNNYKLQMRSLRQYLREEVLRLNVTSTADHIVLTPEQEEAEFARCMQENEAWNHKISVERNERLLKERAQQAAKIRERLEAARVREEERMERIEEIVRREKELAKTFITHENLETAIEQALANTVDYNFSIDLQGNIYRGRTTLPDGKGTPANSGVPDNEVRQTIEASN; via the exons ATGCTACGTACCACAACCGACGTTTTATCAAGGCTCACAATTAATGAGTCGAAAACTAGCAGCTCCGCTTTTGCATTGGAATTCGTGCGTTGGCGCCGAAAGCCACGTTGGTTACCAGTGGCAAAGAGTAAACTATATCGCGTGCCCGAACGTAAGGAACAAAATGCGGAGGAAAAAGTAGAACTCATGCGTTTGCATAATAATTACAA GCTGCAAATGCGCTCTTTACGACAGTATCTACGTGAAGAGGTTTTACGTTTGAATGTAACATCCACGGCTGATCACATTGTGCTTACGCCGGAGCAAGAAGAAGCCGAATTCGCACGTTGTATGCAAGAGAACGAAGCATGGAATCACAAAATTTCGGTCGAAAGAAATGAACGTTTGTTGAAGGAGCGTGCGCAACAAGCAGCCAAAATACGTGAACGTTTAGAAGCGGCACGTGTGCGTGAAGAGGAGCGCATGGAACGTATTGAGGAAATAGTTAGGCGTGAAAAAGAATTAGCGAAAACATTTATAACCCACGAAAATCTTGAAACTGCTATTGAACAGGCCTTAGCCAATACAGTTGACTATAATTTCTCTATAGATTTACAGGGTAATATCTATCGAGGACGCACCACTCTGCCAGATGGAAAAGGTACGCCAGCCAACAGTGGCGTGCCAGATAATGAAGTCCGACAAACAATTGAAGCTAGTAATTAG
- the Polr3D gene encoding DNA-directed RNA polymerase III subunit RPC4 isoform X1: protein MNGSSSATTPTLHKLTSLKPARDLTLGGRGGNAGPNAAKKVFTPNLNVVRNKNTNVKTSKDTTVRGGRGRGARGGRGAGSGTRGGRGGAAGGANSSLIQTTGVFSEGAGAINIRKASSGGSGFGSRNVDDAASQMRRPTIIKQEHLKKIDTKADEEQLRELLGDTDEDDLVNEKTDLEMMPVKLSNAKWKPIKIEVKQEKVEPGVKDEAAEICEDIESAVAIAQNLQTQVVREEQQQQRTNGALERYPESVAELLDRTQSQLLLLQLPNVLPCEDDVEEVIEKPHHEKNITADTPSTSQNPPATKPPTKRTSMKDLEEGKIGRLLRYKSGKVKLVLGNTYFDLNMGIETGFLQDLMSINTNREERSGNMINLGSIQAKLTVTPDWEHLMEQEDRRQRSKPA, encoded by the exons ATGAACGGCAGCTCGTCAGCAACTACACCAACACTACACAAATTAACTTCTTTAAAACCGGCTCGTGATTTGACATTGGGTGGACGTGGTGGCAATGCCGGTCCTAATGCAGCAAAAAAGGTATTCACGCCCAACCTCAATGTGGTGCGCAACAAGAACAC CAATGTCAAAACATCAAAGGACACTACAGTCCGCGGTGGTCGTGGACGCGGTGCGCGAGGTGGACGTGGTGCCGGCAGTGGAACGCGAGGTGGACGTGGTGGTGCTGCTGGCGGTGCCAATTCATCGCTCATACAAACTACTGGTGTGTTTTCAGAAGGTGCTGGTGCTATAAACATACGGAAAGCGAGCTCAGGCGGCTCAGGTTTCGGCAGTCGAAATGTCGATGATGCCGCCTCACAAATGCGTCGgccaacaataataaaacaggaacatttgaaaaaaattgatacGAAAGCTGATGAAGAGCAACTGCGTGAACTACTTGGTGATACAGATGAAGATGATTTAGTAAATGAAAAGACTGATTTAGAAATGATGCCGGTCAAACTCAGTAATG CCAAGTGGAAGCCtataaaaattgaagttaaGCAAGAGAAAGTAGAGCCTGGAGTAAAAGATGAAGCTGCTgaaatttgtgaagatatcg AATCCGCTGTCGCTATTGCACAAAATTTGCAAACGCAGGTTGTAAGAGaagagcagcagcaacaacgcaCAAACGGTGCCTTGGAGCGATATCCAGAGTCCGTTGCTGAACTGCTAGACCGAACACAATCACagctattattattgcag ctgCCAAATGTGTTGCCTTGTGAAGACGATGTGGAGGAAGTTATCGAAAAGCCACATCATGAAAag AACATTACTGCAGACACACCCTCTACATCACAAAATCCACCTGCTACAAAACCACCAACGAAGCGTACATCGATGAAAGATTTGGAAGAGGGTAAAATTGGTAGATTACTACGCTACAAGTCGGGGAAAGTAAAGCTGGTTTTAGGCAATACGTATTTCGATTTAAATATGGGCATTGAAACTGGTTTCCTACAA GACCTCATGTCCATCAATACCAACCGAGAAGAACGTAGTGGCAATATGATTAATCTCGGTTCCATACAAGCGAAACTGACAGTCACGCCCGACTGGGAGCATTTAATGGAACAAGAAGATCGACGGCAGCGTTCAAAACCTGCATAG
- the LOC106626372 gene encoding uncharacterized protein isoform X2: MTTEINDVSVYPDYLREKYFNQILLQLFGETVKLRDLQVIPQKSFGNYCSDIYRVALKYALNDNKRKDGEVVAMKDESNAQNAVTRAEECVLNVLVKDLFENLSSISNEQFMYAQVLPEINKMLLSCRRKPVSPTVYHAIKNNRETHFFEDLTPRGYVIQPRTTGYNEDETRLLFKRLGEYHAASLIFKESHPGIEGKMREFYAVSDPALELFIENQMYDNIEYVVKIIETWPGYESIIAKMRTNTREVFSANLLLKYNSDDGSAEDAVFLDYQNSNCGSPAFDIHNLFMTSVQLPVMAQSYDDIIVDYYVAFRSTLLALKYSAERVPVLQCILDELRRTDYFNYYLLIFPFAQTMLGDELVKGMNFNTLHDEKRMEANRANIYSNERVLETYKYMLKAFDERGLLD, encoded by the exons atgacCACTGAAATCAACGATGTTAGCGTCTATCCCGACTATTTGCGCGAAAAGTACTTCAATCAAATATTGTTACAGTTATTTGGTGAAACGGTAAAATTACGTGATTTACAAGTGATACCACAGAAATCATTCGGCAACTATTGCAGTGATATCTATCGTGTTGCATTGAAATATGCACTGAATGATAACAAACGTAAGGACGGGGAAGTGGTTGCGATGAAAGACGAGTCCAATGCACAAAATGCAGTTACAAGAGCGGAGGAGTGCGTGTTGAATGTGCTCGTCAAAGACTTATTTGAGAATTTGTCTTCGATTTCAAATGAGCAATTCATGTACGCACAGGTGCTGCCCGAAATCAATAAGATGCTGCTTAGCTGTCGACGCAAACCGGTGTCACCGAC TGTATATCACGCTATTAAAAATAACCGAGAAACACATTTCTTCGAAGATCTAACACCACGTGGCTATGTTATACAGCCACGCACTACTGGGTACAACGAGGACGAGACACGTCTCTTATTTAAACGCTTGGGAGAATATCATGCGGCATCGCTCATCTTCAAAGAATCG CACCCTGGGATTGAGGGTAAAATGCGTGAATTCTATGCAGTCAGCGATCCAGCTCTAGAACTTTTCATTGAGAATCAAATGTACGACAACATAGAGTATGTCGTTAAGATTATAGAAACCTGGCCGGGTTATGAGAGCATCATCGCGAAAATGCGTACAAATACACGAGAAGTGTTTAGCG CCAATCTACTGCTGAAGTATAATAGCGACGACGGCAGCGCAGAAGATGCAGTCTTC TTGGACTATCAGAACAGCAACTGCGGCAGTCCAGCCTTCGATATACACAATCTTTTCATGACGAGCGTGCAATTGCCGGTGATGGCGCAGAGTTATGATGATATCATTGTCGATTATTATGTCGCCTTTCGTTCAACTCTACTTGCGCTCAAATATTCTGCCGAGCGTGTGCCAGTTTTGCAGTGCATTCTTGATGAACTTCGTCGCACCGATTACTTCAATtactatttacttatatttccaTTCGCTCAGACGATGCTCGGCGATGAATTGGTAAAAGGCATGAATTTCAATACTCTCCATGATGAAAAACGTATGGAAGCCAATCGTGCCAATATCTATAGCAACGAGCGCGTCCTGGAGACCTATAAATATATGCTGAAGGCGTTCGATGAGAGAGGCTTGCTGGACTGA